In Nocardioides faecalis, the following proteins share a genomic window:
- a CDS encoding MBL fold metallo-hydrolase, with product MTIDGNRTSGSTNPSASTSSKGVATGHAISPDSGRHWADEGAWQVAEGIHRIPLPLPMDALKAVNVYVLEGDDGLTLIDGGWSIPIARELLDKCLRSIGSGFGDIRRFLVTHVHRDHYTLATVLGHEFGAEVALGIEERPALELLHRAADAELHQSPFLEVLRTAGAAEIAEVWAAGADDENLPTKVEWAFPDLWLEGDRSFEVGRRTIDAVHTPGHTPGHYVYADQAEGVLFAGDHVLPTITPSIGFTVPATEQPLGEFMSSLARVRQLPDLRLLPAHGPVAPSTHERVDELLAHHETRLEQSLDSVRSRGTVTALVVARDLGWTRHERAFTELDPFSQGMAAMETKAHLDLLVARGLLAAESHDEGVVYRVV from the coding sequence GTGACGATCGACGGCAACCGGACCAGCGGCTCGACGAACCCCAGCGCCAGCACCAGCAGCAAGGGTGTCGCCACCGGCCACGCCATCTCTCCGGACTCGGGCCGACACTGGGCTGACGAGGGCGCCTGGCAGGTCGCCGAGGGCATCCACCGGATCCCGCTGCCGCTGCCGATGGACGCGCTCAAGGCCGTCAACGTCTACGTCCTCGAGGGCGACGACGGGCTGACCCTGATCGACGGCGGCTGGTCGATCCCGATCGCGCGCGAGCTCCTCGACAAGTGCCTGCGCTCCATCGGCTCCGGCTTCGGCGACATCCGCCGCTTCCTGGTCACCCACGTGCACCGCGACCACTACACGCTGGCCACCGTGCTCGGCCACGAGTTCGGTGCGGAGGTGGCGCTGGGGATCGAGGAGCGGCCCGCGCTCGAGCTGCTGCACCGCGCCGCCGACGCCGAGCTGCACCAGAGCCCCTTCCTCGAGGTCCTGCGCACCGCCGGCGCCGCCGAGATCGCCGAGGTCTGGGCCGCCGGCGCCGACGACGAGAACCTGCCGACCAAGGTGGAGTGGGCGTTCCCGGACCTGTGGCTGGAGGGCGACCGCAGCTTCGAGGTCGGCCGGCGCACCATCGACGCCGTGCACACGCCCGGCCACACCCCCGGGCACTACGTGTACGCCGACCAGGCCGAGGGCGTGCTCTTCGCCGGCGACCACGTGCTGCCCACCATCACGCCGTCGATCGGCTTCACCGTGCCCGCCACCGAGCAGCCGCTCGGGGAGTTCATGTCCTCCCTGGCCCGGGTGCGCCAGCTGCCCGACCTGCGGCTCCTGCCCGCGCACGGGCCGGTCGCACCGTCCACCCACGAGCGGGTCGACGAGCTGCTCGCCCACCACGAGACGCGCCTGGAGCAGTCACTGGACTCGGTGCGCTCCCGCGGCACGGTGACCGCCCTGGTGGTGGCCCGCGACCTGGGCTGGACCCGCCACGAGCGCGCCTTCACCGAGCTCGACCCGTTCAGCCAGGGGATGGCGGCGATGGAGACCAAGGCCCACCTGGACCTGCTCGTCGCACGCGGCCTCCTCGCCGCCGAGTCCCACGACGAGGGAGTCGTCTACCGCGTCGTGTGA
- a CDS encoding phosphatase PAP2 family protein, translating to MYRRSCILLVGTAAVMLGLAVLAAVKLDRRLLDPEGSFLGPSYIRLPLLLLGALLLDLLPMTLWDSGGRPARFVPLVRHRLRTHWTRERTTLVAVGVISFYLTYVSYRNLKSFLPFVRSDPSAAPGEVKALSYDRELHIVDRVLFFGADPSDVLHTVLGTSLTAHVLSPIYLAFLPLVPLGVTAWLVWSRNISYGYWFVTSQCLAWSLGTLSYYLLPTLGPGIAYWPEYTALAHTGTTDLMNSIVNARGKVLYGDAPGSVNSIAGFASLHCAITLLFALIVQYTLRSRVVKWVFWVNFGLTVIATLYFGWHYVADDIAGVAIAVVSFYIGGLVSGQRFDHGLHARPPEAAKVPADLPGQHG from the coding sequence GTGTATCGGCGCTCCTGCATCCTCCTGGTCGGCACGGCCGCGGTCATGCTGGGGCTGGCGGTCCTCGCCGCGGTGAAGCTCGACCGGCGCCTGCTGGACCCGGAGGGCAGCTTCCTGGGGCCGTCCTACATCCGGCTCCCGCTGCTGCTGCTTGGCGCGCTGCTGCTGGACCTGCTGCCGATGACGCTGTGGGACTCGGGCGGTCGCCCGGCCCGGTTCGTGCCGCTGGTGCGGCACCGGCTGCGCACCCATTGGACCCGGGAGCGCACCACCCTGGTCGCGGTCGGGGTGATCAGCTTCTACCTGACCTACGTCAGCTACCGGAACCTGAAGTCCTTCCTGCCGTTCGTCCGCTCCGACCCGAGTGCCGCGCCCGGTGAGGTGAAGGCGCTGTCGTACGACCGCGAGCTGCACATCGTGGACCGGGTGCTGTTCTTCGGCGCCGACCCCAGCGACGTGCTGCACACCGTGCTCGGCACGAGCCTCACCGCGCACGTGCTCTCCCCGATCTACCTGGCGTTCCTGCCGCTGGTCCCGCTCGGCGTCACCGCCTGGCTGGTGTGGTCGCGCAACATCAGCTACGGCTACTGGTTCGTCACCTCGCAGTGCCTGGCCTGGTCGCTGGGCACGCTGTCGTACTACCTGCTGCCCACGCTCGGCCCGGGGATCGCCTACTGGCCGGAGTACACCGCGCTCGCGCACACCGGCACCACCGACCTGATGAACAGCATCGTCAACGCCCGCGGCAAGGTGCTCTACGGCGATGCCCCCGGGTCGGTGAACTCGATCGCCGGCTTCGCCAGCCTGCACTGCGCGATCACGCTGCTGTTCGCGCTGATCGTGCAGTACACGCTGCGCTCCAGGGTCGTGAAGTGGGTGTTCTGGGTGAACTTCGGGCTCACCGTGATCGCCACTCTGTACTTCGGCTGGCACTACGTCGCCGACGACATCGCCGGCGTCGCGATCGCGGTGGTCTCCTTCTACATCGGGGGCCTGGTCAGCGGGCAGCGGTTCGACCACGGCCTGCACGCGCGCCCGCCGGAGGCCGCGAAGGTGCCCGCCGACCTGCCTGGACAGCACGGGTAG
- a CDS encoding ABC transporter ATP-binding protein, with product MGLSLRGVQVRFEGVAAVDDVDLDVADGTVLAVLGPSGCGKSTLLRAVAGLERLAAGRIGWDGADLAATPTHRRGFALMFQDGQLFDHLSVARNVAYARRLRRGSRATAAAEASALLELVGLPGYDDRMPRTLSGGERQRVALARSLAARPRLLLLDEPLSALDAELRARLAGDLRTILAETGTTALMVTHDQAEAFAVADRVAVMRAGRIVQEGPTGQVWRAPADAATALFLGYSRVLDGAAAATVLRAAGLVAPDASDAPAAGGAAVAVRASGVLVTPAAPSGTPGGCGLPGVVRSVRPTPDGARLVVDVPGVGALDAVAGPGADPRDDPGTEPDVGTDADAEFAPGAAVVVRVTREGCAVLPPPG from the coding sequence ATGGGGCTGTCGCTGCGCGGCGTGCAGGTGCGGTTCGAGGGGGTGGCCGCGGTCGACGACGTCGACCTCGACGTCGCCGACGGCACCGTGCTGGCGGTGCTCGGACCCTCCGGCTGCGGCAAGTCGACCCTGCTGCGGGCGGTGGCCGGCCTGGAGCGCCTCGCCGCCGGCCGGATCGGCTGGGACGGCGCCGACCTGGCCGCCACGCCCACCCACCGCCGCGGGTTCGCGCTGATGTTCCAGGACGGCCAGCTCTTCGACCACCTCAGCGTCGCCCGCAATGTCGCCTACGCCCGCCGGCTGCGCCGCGGCAGCCGCGCCACCGCGGCCGCCGAGGCCTCCGCGCTGCTCGAGCTGGTCGGCCTGCCCGGGTACGACGACCGGATGCCGCGCACGCTGTCCGGCGGTGAGCGGCAACGGGTCGCCCTGGCCCGCTCGCTGGCCGCCCGCCCGCGGCTGCTGCTGCTCGACGAGCCGCTCAGTGCCCTGGACGCCGAGCTGCGCGCCCGCCTGGCCGGCGACCTGCGCACGATCCTGGCCGAGACCGGGACCACTGCGCTGATGGTCACCCACGACCAGGCCGAGGCCTTCGCCGTCGCCGACCGGGTGGCGGTGATGCGGGCGGGCCGGATCGTGCAGGAGGGACCCACCGGACAGGTGTGGCGCGCGCCCGCCGACGCCGCGACCGCGCTGTTCCTCGGCTACAGCCGGGTGCTCGACGGCGCTGCCGCGGCCACCGTGCTCCGTGCGGCGGGGCTGGTCGCACCGGACGCGTCGGACGCGCCGGCAGCGGGAGGTGCCGCCGTCGCGGTCCGCGCCTCCGGCGTGCTCGTCACTCCTGCTGCGCCGAGCGGCACCCCGGGCGGGTGCGGGCTGCCCGGTGTGGTGCGCTCGGTGCGGCCGACCCCGGACGGGGCGCGGTTGGTCGTCGACGTCCCCGGCGTGGGGGCGCTGGACGCCGTCGCCGGCCCCGGCGCCGATCCGCGGGACGACCCGGGGACCGAGCCAGACGTTGGGACGGACGCCGACGCGGAGTTCGCGCCGGGGGCCGCGGTCGTCGTACGGGTGACGCGGGAGGGGTGCGCGGTGCTGCCCCCGCCGGGGTAG
- a CDS encoding NAD(P)H-dependent amine dehydrogenase family protein: protein MSQVIPEKPLRVVVWSTGTIGRHAIAGIDAHPDLELVGVWTSTPDKNGKDAGELAGLGRELGIAATTDRDELVALRPDCILHAAMTDDRVFESIEDLTGFLRDGVNVVSSGPVILLYPQGTLPEQMIEDLAEAGRTGGASLHVNGIDPGFANDVLPLVMSSLSQRIDHVKVSEIADYATYYQPVVMRDLFGFGQPMDAHPLLWEPGVLGSAWGPVVRVIAAGLGLTLDEKLVEEVERRPAASDRSTVSVDIPAGTMGSVRFRVVGTVDGVPRVTLEHVTRTDPDSEPDWPTPLQGDGGYRIEITGEPCMQVDFSHHGEHGDHNVSGMIVTAQRLVNAIPAVVAAEPGLLSALDLPLVTGRGLVAKAGA from the coding sequence ATGTCACAGGTGATCCCGGAGAAGCCGTTGCGCGTCGTCGTCTGGTCCACCGGCACGATCGGGCGGCACGCGATCGCGGGCATCGACGCCCACCCCGACCTCGAGCTGGTCGGGGTGTGGACCTCCACGCCGGACAAGAACGGCAAGGACGCCGGCGAGCTGGCCGGGCTGGGCCGCGAGCTCGGCATCGCCGCCACCACCGACCGCGACGAGCTGGTCGCGCTGCGCCCCGACTGCATCCTGCACGCGGCGATGACCGACGACCGGGTCTTCGAGTCGATCGAGGACCTCACCGGCTTCCTGCGCGACGGCGTCAACGTGGTCTCCTCCGGGCCGGTCATCCTGCTCTACCCCCAGGGCACCCTGCCTGAGCAGATGATCGAGGACCTCGCCGAGGCCGGCCGCACCGGTGGCGCCAGCCTGCACGTCAACGGCATCGACCCCGGCTTCGCCAACGACGTGCTGCCGCTGGTGATGAGCAGCCTCTCCCAGCGCATCGACCACGTGAAGGTCAGCGAGATCGCCGACTACGCCACGTACTACCAGCCGGTGGTGATGCGCGACCTCTTCGGCTTCGGCCAGCCGATGGACGCCCACCCCCTGCTGTGGGAGCCCGGTGTGCTCGGCAGCGCCTGGGGGCCGGTGGTCCGGGTGATCGCCGCCGGTCTGGGCCTGACCCTGGACGAGAAGCTCGTCGAGGAGGTGGAGCGCCGCCCCGCCGCGAGCGACCGGAGCACCGTCTCGGTCGACATCCCCGCCGGCACCATGGGCTCGGTGCGGTTCCGTGTCGTCGGCACCGTCGACGGCGTGCCGCGGGTGACCCTCGAGCACGTCACCCGCACCGACCCCGACTCCGAGCCCGACTGGCCCACGCCCCTGCAGGGCGACGGCGGCTACCGCATCGAGATCACCGGGGAGCCGTGCATGCAGGTCGACTTCAGCCACCACGGCGAGCACGGCGACCACAACGTCTCCGGGATGATCGTCACCGCCCAGCGGCTGGTGAACGCCATCCCGGCCGTCGTCGCCGCCGAGCCCGGTCTGCTCTCCGCGCTCGACCTGCCGCTGGTCACCGGCCGCGGCCTCGTCGCGAAGGCGGGTGCCTGA
- a CDS encoding SDR family oxidoreductase, with protein MGSILDRFTLTDHVAVVTGAGRGIGAASAIALAEAGADVVIAARTESQLRVVAERIEAVGRRAVVVPANLAHTAEVAALAQTAYDAFGRLDVVVNNVGGTIPNAFTDTDVSYLEEAFHFNVSTAHALTRAAVPLMLASLGTEAEPRQKSVVSISSALGRLGGRGYLAYGTAKAALAHWTKLAATDLNPRIRVNGIYVGSVLTSALEFVAGVPEMKAQLEEQTPLGTIGEAEDVAAAVLYLASPAGKYLTGKMLEVDGGIQQPNLDLNLPDLAPQPGTVPSPAPSPAAS; from the coding sequence ATGGGATCCATCCTCGACCGGTTCACCCTCACCGACCACGTCGCCGTCGTCACCGGCGCCGGCCGCGGCATCGGCGCAGCCAGCGCGATCGCGCTCGCCGAGGCCGGCGCCGACGTGGTGATCGCCGCCCGCACCGAGTCCCAGCTGCGAGTCGTCGCCGAGCGGATCGAGGCCGTCGGGCGTCGCGCGGTCGTCGTACCGGCGAACCTGGCGCACACCGCGGAGGTCGCCGCCCTGGCGCAGACGGCGTACGACGCCTTCGGCCGCCTGGACGTGGTGGTGAACAACGTCGGCGGCACCATCCCGAACGCCTTCACCGACACCGACGTCTCCTACCTGGAGGAGGCCTTCCACTTCAACGTCTCCACCGCGCACGCACTCACCCGGGCCGCGGTGCCGCTGATGCTGGCCTCGCTCGGCACCGAGGCGGAGCCGCGGCAGAAGTCGGTCGTCTCGATCTCCTCGGCGCTCGGTCGCCTCGGCGGGCGCGGCTACCTGGCCTACGGCACCGCGAAGGCGGCGCTGGCGCACTGGACCAAGCTGGCCGCCACGGACCTCAACCCCCGGATCCGGGTCAACGGCATCTACGTCGGCTCGGTGCTCACCAGCGCGCTGGAGTTCGTCGCCGGCGTGCCGGAGATGAAGGCCCAGCTGGAGGAGCAGACGCCGCTGGGCACCATCGGGGAGGCCGAGGACGTCGCCGCGGCGGTGCTGTACCTGGCCTCGCCCGCAGGCAAGTACCTGACCGGCAAGATGCTCGAGGTCGACGGTGGCATCCAGCAGCCCAACCTGGACCTGAACCTGCCGGACCTGGCGCCGCAGCCCGGGACCGTCCCCTCCCCGGCGCCCTCCCCGGCCGCCTCCTAG
- a CDS encoding thiamine ABC transporter substrate-binding protein — protein MRSSSTHQVLAAVTTATVLALTGCSLVGSGDDGADSDKKVTLVTHESFGLPEELIAEFEKDTGYDLEIAKLDDAGALTNELVLTKDKPVGDVVFGIDNTFATRAVDEGVFAPYAPQLPEGAADYALDGKGADVLTPVDTGNVCVNVDDAWFAAKKLPAPRTLEDLTKPAYRDLFVLPGASTSSPGLAFLLATIARYGDDWADYWTRLVDNGAKVVKGWSDAYFTDFTFSGGDRPIVVSYDSSPVFTLDEAGKRSTTSALLDGCYRQVEYAGVLDGEGTNTAGARAVIDWLVSDEVQAAMTQMYVFPVSTQVDLPAEWAEFAVRPERTEQLDPDEVTANRSAWLEEWTEIISR, from the coding sequence ATGCGCAGCTCGTCCACCCACCAGGTCCTGGCCGCGGTGACCACCGCGACCGTCCTCGCCCTCACCGGCTGCTCGCTGGTCGGCAGCGGCGACGACGGCGCCGACTCGGACAAGAAGGTCACCCTGGTCACCCACGAGTCCTTCGGCCTGCCCGAGGAGCTCATCGCCGAGTTCGAGAAGGACACCGGCTACGACCTCGAGATCGCCAAGCTCGACGACGCCGGCGCCCTGACCAACGAGCTCGTGCTGACCAAGGACAAGCCGGTCGGCGACGTCGTCTTCGGCATCGACAACACCTTCGCCACCCGCGCCGTCGACGAGGGCGTGTTCGCGCCGTACGCCCCGCAGCTGCCCGAGGGCGCGGCCGACTACGCGCTGGACGGCAAGGGGGCCGACGTGCTCACCCCGGTCGACACCGGCAACGTGTGCGTCAACGTCGACGACGCCTGGTTCGCGGCGAAGAAGCTGCCCGCGCCACGGACGCTGGAGGACCTGACCAAGCCCGCCTACCGCGACCTGTTCGTGCTGCCCGGGGCCAGCACCAGCTCGCCCGGCCTGGCCTTCCTGCTCGCCACCATCGCCCGGTACGGCGACGACTGGGCCGACTACTGGACCCGGCTGGTCGACAACGGTGCCAAGGTGGTCAAGGGCTGGAGCGACGCCTACTTCACCGACTTCACCTTCTCCGGCGGCGACCGGCCGATCGTGGTCTCCTACGACTCCTCCCCGGTGTTCACCCTCGACGAGGCCGGGAAGCGGTCCACCACGAGCGCGCTGCTCGACGGCTGCTACCGCCAGGTGGAGTACGCCGGCGTGCTGGACGGGGAGGGCACCAACACCGCCGGGGCGCGCGCGGTCATCGACTGGCTGGTCTCGGACGAGGTACAGGCTGCGATGACGCAGATGTACGTCTTCCCGGTCTCCACCCAGGTGGACCTGCCCGCGGAGTGGGCCGAGTTCGCCGTACGGCCCGAGCGCACCGAGCAGCTCGATCCCGACGAGGTCACCGCCAACCGGTCCGCCTGGCTGGAGGAGTGGACCGAGATCATCTCGCGATGA
- a CDS encoding ABC transporter permease, whose product MTRIAGRLGLVALTAVPVLVVGVFFVLPVAAMLERGLWVPAPGGGTTFSPGAVLDVLARPRTGRVLWFTVWTASVATVVAVVLGLPAAYVLHRLSFPGRAVVRAALLVPFVLPTVVVGLAVRQVIAPSGPLGFLDLDGTPVAIVAGLVFFNVAVVIRTVGVAWEGLDRRPGEAAAALGASPFTVLRTVTLPALRPAIVSAASVVFLFCATAFGVVLVLGGVRYSSVETEIYLLTADLLDLPAAAALSLVQMLAVVALLVVVGRLRAVPEQTVRRTVAAPTRPSRRDVPALACTALTLGLVALPVLTLAISSVRHDGTWSLAYYRALSGSGEGLLQVSVADALMASLRIAVDATWMSLALGAIIAFVVTRQVRTRAVRRLRAVLDGFFMLPLGVSAVTLGFGFLIALDSPPLDLRASPLLVPIAQALVALPLVVRTLVPVLAGIDDRQRQAAASLGAGPLRTLATVDLAVVWRPLLAAAGFSFAVSLGEFGATSFIVRPAEPTLPVAIYRLLSHPGALNYGTAMAASVVLAITTAVVIGLVERLRVPGTGAW is encoded by the coding sequence ATGACACGGATCGCGGGCCGGCTGGGCCTGGTCGCGCTCACCGCGGTGCCGGTGCTCGTGGTCGGCGTCTTCTTCGTGCTGCCGGTCGCGGCGATGCTCGAGCGCGGCCTGTGGGTGCCGGCGCCCGGCGGGGGCACCACGTTCTCCCCGGGGGCGGTGCTCGACGTGCTGGCCCGTCCGCGCACCGGCCGGGTGCTGTGGTTCACCGTGTGGACCGCGAGCGTGGCCACCGTGGTCGCGGTCGTCCTCGGCCTGCCCGCGGCGTACGTGCTGCACCGGCTCTCCTTCCCCGGCCGTGCCGTCGTCCGGGCGGCGCTGCTGGTGCCGTTCGTGCTGCCGACGGTGGTGGTCGGCCTGGCGGTGCGCCAGGTGATCGCGCCGTCGGGACCGCTGGGCTTCCTCGACCTCGACGGCACCCCGGTGGCGATCGTGGCGGGCCTGGTGTTCTTCAACGTGGCCGTGGTGATCCGCACCGTCGGGGTGGCCTGGGAGGGGCTGGACCGCCGCCCCGGCGAGGCCGCCGCGGCGCTGGGCGCCTCGCCGTTCACCGTGCTGCGCACCGTCACCCTGCCCGCGCTGCGTCCGGCGATCGTGTCCGCGGCGAGCGTGGTCTTCCTGTTCTGCGCCACCGCGTTCGGGGTGGTGCTGGTGCTCGGCGGGGTGCGCTACTCCTCGGTGGAGACCGAGATCTACCTGCTCACCGCGGACCTGCTCGACCTGCCCGCCGCCGCCGCGCTGTCGCTGGTGCAGATGCTGGCGGTGGTGGCGCTGCTGGTCGTCGTCGGCCGGTTGCGCGCGGTGCCCGAGCAGACCGTACGACGTACCGTCGCCGCCCCGACCCGACCCAGTCGCCGCGACGTCCCGGCACTGGCGTGCACCGCGCTGACCCTGGGCCTGGTCGCGCTGCCGGTGCTCACCCTCGCGATCTCCTCGGTGCGCCACGACGGCACCTGGAGCCTGGCCTACTACCGGGCGCTGTCCGGCTCGGGGGAAGGGCTGCTGCAGGTCTCGGTCGCCGACGCGCTGATGGCGTCGCTGCGGATCGCGGTCGACGCCACCTGGATGTCGCTGGCGCTCGGCGCGATCATCGCCTTCGTCGTCACCCGCCAGGTCCGCACCCGCGCCGTACGACGGCTGCGCGCGGTGCTGGACGGCTTCTTCATGCTGCCGCTCGGGGTCTCGGCGGTGACGCTGGGCTTCGGGTTCCTGATCGCGCTGGACTCCCCGCCGCTGGACCTGCGCGCCTCGCCGCTGCTGGTGCCGATCGCCCAGGCGCTGGTGGCGCTCCCGCTGGTGGTGCGCACCCTGGTGCCGGTGCTGGCCGGCATCGACGACCGGCAGCGGCAGGCGGCCGCCTCGCTGGGCGCCGGGCCGCTGCGCACGCTGGCCACCGTCGACCTCGCGGTGGTGTGGCGCCCGCTGCTCGCCGCCGCCGGGTTCTCCTTCGCGGTGTCGCTGGGGGAGTTCGGCGCCACCTCCTTCATCGTCCGCCCGGCCGAGCCCACCCTGCCGGTGGCGATCTACCGGCTGCTCAGCCACCCGGGCGCACTGAACTACGGCACCGCGATGGCCGCGTCGGTGGTGCTGGCGATCACCACGGCCGTGGTGATCGGGCTGGTCGAGCGCCTGCGGGTGCCGGGAACGGGAGCGTGGTGA